The following DNA comes from Phytohabitans rumicis.
AGCGCCGAGACGTACTCCTGCTCCTGGCCGATATCCTGCTCCCGGCCGATATCCGCGGAATTGCTTGACAAAGCCGCTCCCTGGTGGTCTATACTTTGTCGGTCAAGAGGTCAGTTTTCGCTGCCCTCTTTTTTGTTGTTCAACCGACAAAGATACATCCTACGGCTCGCCGTAGATGATCCCCTTCCGTTGGTGGCCAGGTACACGCGGCCGTACACGCGGGGGTCGCCGGTGATGGCGGCGCCGGTCCAGGCGTACTGGTGGCGGTCGTCGTTGATGCGCTGCCAGCGCCGGCCGGCGTCGGCCGAGCGGAAGATGCCGCGGACGCCGCGGACCTTCGCGGTGATGAAGATGTTTCCGCCCTTGCCAAAGCCGACAGCGTCGGCCTCGTCTACGTTGGACAGTCGGGTGAAGGACGCGCCCCCGTCGGTGGAGTGCCACAGGCCGTAGACGCCGCTCGTCGCGTTGCCGCCAGCCAGCCAGACGTCACCGGCCTTGCCGGGCAGCGCCTTGAAGCGCACGTTGCCCTCGGCCGGCAGGCCCGTTGCGGGCGTGGCCGCGAACGTCGCACCGCCGTCCGCGCTGGCGTAGAACACTCCGCCCGCCACCGCGTAGAAGCGGGCCGGGTCGACCCGGTCGGACTCGACGGTCGCGCCCTGCGGCACGCCCGCCGCGGCCGTCCACGTCGCGCCGCCGTCGGCGGACCAGCTCACCGGAGCACCGCCGGGCGCCCACACGGTACGGCTGCCGTCCGCGCCCACCGCGACCGTCCCGCCACCGCTGACCCCGGGCGGCTCGGTGGCGGCCGGAGTCCACGTCGTACCCCCGTCGGTGGAGATACCGAACCGCGGCGCGTTGCCGTTGCCGGACCGGACGATGACGGCGGGGGCGAGCCCGGCGAAGTCCAGGCTCGTGGTGCTGCTGATGGTCGGGTTGGCGTACATGGTGCCCGGCCGGGTGAAGTCCGTGTGCACGAAGCCGCCCACGTCGAGGACGGCCGACAGCAGGTGCGCGCCCTCCGGCGGGCTGATCAGGTCCTGCACCGCGGTCTCCTCCAGCCCGCGCGCCCGTACGGAGATGTGCACCGTCCCGCCGGCGTCCCAGTCGGTGAGGTTGTCGGTGCCGTAGACGGTCGCGCCGGTGCCGTAGAGCAGGTGGTCGGAGTCGAACGGGTCGATCTCCACCGACTCGGTCATCCAGCCCAGCTTCGGCGCCTGCTCGGGCGGCGCGGGCGTGCTGTTCCAGGTCAGCCAGGGCGACTCGGAGATGTCGATGTCGTACCGGTTGGCCCGGTCCGGCCAGCCGAGGAAGTCCCAGGCCCGGGTCCACGTCGCGCCGCGGTCCGTGCTGCGGAAGAAGACGGTGTCCGGCCACCAGGAGATCTGCGTCGCCACCATGAGGGTGGTGGGGTTCTGCCGGTCGATGGTGAGTCCGCTGTAGCCCCATCCGCCGTTTGGATCTGGGGTGATCCGCGCCCACTCGCCCGTGCCCGTGTTCAGCCGCCACACCTCGCCCCTGCCCCCGTCGTACGGCCCGGCGGTGTCGCTCGTCGCGAGGTAGAGGAAGCCGCCCACGTGGTCCAGGACGCCCTTGTGCGGGAGGTAGCCGGTTGGCTGACCGGGCACCCGCTCCCAGGTCGCGCCGGCGTCGGTGGAGCGGTAGAGGATGTTCTCCTTGTCCGCGACGCCGACGTAGATGGTGCGCCTCGTCGGATCGGGCGTCACCCAGAGGATGCCCTGGTTGTCGCTGGAGTAGCCGCTGGTGTCGTTCGGGTCCGGTACGTAGTTGCCCGGGTTCGGGAAGCTGCTCACCGGTTGCCAGGTCGCCCCGAAGTTGGTGCTCCGCCACAGCCCGTTCCCCCGCGTACGCCCAGGTAGAGCACGTTGTTGCGGTGCGGGTCCACGGCCAGCCGCTCCCCCATGCCGCGCCCCGGCATGTTGCCGCCCAGCTTG
Coding sequences within:
- a CDS encoding sialidase family protein codes for the protein MSSFPNPGNYVPDPNDTSGYSSDNQGILWVTPDPTRRTIYVGVADKENILYRSTDAGATWERVPGQPTGYLPHKGVLDHVGGFLYLATSDTAGPYDGGRGEVWRLNTGTGEWARITPDPNGGWGYSGLTIDRQNPTTLMVATQISWWPDTVFFRSTDRGATWTRAWDFLGWPDRANRYDIDISESPWLTWNSTPAPPEQAPKLGWMTESVEIDPFDSDHLLYGTGATVYGTDNLTDWDAGGTVHISVRARGLEETAVQDLISPPEGAHLLSAVLDVGGFVHTDFTRPGTMYANPTISSTTSLDFAGLAPAVIVRSGNGNAPRFGISTDGGTTWTPAATEPPGVSGGGTVAVGADGSRTVWAPGGAPVSWSADGGATWTAAAGVPQGATVESDRVDPARFYAVAGGVFYASADGGATFAATPATGLPAEGNVRFKALPGKAGDVWLAGGNATSGVYGLWHSTDGGASFTRLSNVDEADAVGFGKGGNIFITAKVRGVRGIFRSADAGRRWQRINDDRHQYAWTGAAITGDPRVYGRVYLATNGRGSSTASRRMYLCRLNNKKEGSEN